The Streptomyces sp. V3I7 genome segment AGATCCAGAGGATGGTCATCTCCTCGAAGCCGGTCCGCTTCTCGACGGGGCCGGGTTTGTCGCGGACGTCGGTGGTGCGGCGATGCTTGTTCATGTCATCGGCCTTTGCTGCGCGGGGAGTTGAGGTCGGTGGAGCCGAGCGTCTGGAGTGGGGTGAGCTCGTCGGGCCGGAAGTAGTGGAAGCGGCCGTACCAGGTGTGGAGCTCGGCCGCCGGGTCGCCGTCGACGGTCACGGCGACGTGCGTGCTGCCGTCCACGTCGTGGAAGACGGCGGCCACCTCGGCGGTGCGCCCGACCAGGAACATGTCCTGGGCGTCTGCGCCGCGCCCCCGCGGGCACAGCCGTACGCGGCTGCCCTTGCCGACGGGCACGCCGTCGACGAGCACGGTGTCGGTCGTCGGGGACAGGCCTTCGTCGGCGCCCTCCTGCCACCAAGTGGCGCGCTCGGGGGCGGGCCCGGCGGCGTGGGGCGTGGCCGGGGCCAGGGAGCGGACGGCGCCGTGCAGGCGCGCGAAGACCTCCTGCGGCATCGTGTCGACCCGGTCGAGGATCGCGGCGGCCCGCGCGTCGGTGGCGCGCGCCTCGCGCTTCTCCTCGTCGGTCAGCAGCATCGTGCGCAGGGTGAGGATCTCGTCGATCTCCGCGGCGTCGTGCAGATCGCCGGGGCTCTCCGGGGCCACCTGGGGGTGGTCGGAGAGGATGATCGGCGCGGAGAGCACGGCCGGTCCGGTGGTGGCGGGGGAGCCGCCGCCCAGCACGGGGAAGGTGAACTCGTTCCGGCAGGCGCGCGCGTGCTCGCAAAGGTCGGCGGGCGGGTCGATCAGTGACACGAACTCCGCGCCCTCGCAGGCGAGGAGGGTGTGCGTGGCGATGAGCGCACGGCGCAGCGCCTCGTCGCGCGGGGTGCTCGGGTCGGGTGCGGGCGCCGCGTTCGTGGTACGCACCCGGAGCCGGACGACGTCCTCGGAGAGCCGCTCGGCCACGACGCCGACATCGCCCCGGACCGCCTCGCGGCGCCGCACGATCCGGCCGACGCCGTCGGGCAGCGGCTCGTCGGTCTCGTCGGCCTCCGCCTCCAGCGTCACGGTGTGCTCCCGGCGTAGCAAGCCGTCGAGCGGGAGGGCGAGTTCGACCTCGCGCGGCACCGCCTCGTCGAAGGTCAGATGCGTCTGCCCGTCGCCCGTCCGCAGCGACGCGACCGCACGGGGAGCGCCGTCCCGGCCCGCCTCCTCCACCTGCTTGTGCTGCATCTGGAGGCAGCGCACCTTGATCCGTACGACGGCACCGGGCCGCCGGACGCGCAGCAGGCACTCGGTCCGCTGGTACCAGGAGTCCGCGGAACCGGACACGCTCGGGGCGACGGGGCCGGACTGCTCCACCCACTCCCGGGGGAACAGCACCCCGAACTGCCACCGGACACGGTTCTTCGTGGAGGAGCGGCGGTAGGGGTAGAGCAGATAGCCCTCGTAGAGGACGGCGTCGGCGACCGCGCTCAGTTGCTCGAAGCCGTCCCGGCGCCGGTCGGGCGCCGGATCCTTCCCGGCGTCCGTGACCGCAGCACAGGCCACGGTGCTCGCGGCAGCCAAGCCATCCGACATCCCGCCTCCTCGGATCCGTATGCGTGTGCGCCCATGCCTTCCACCACGGTCACCCCGCCGACGCACCCTCGCCTCCTCTGGCTCACCACCGTTGGGCCGTTCAGGCGAGAAGGCTTGGCCCGCCCGGCGGGGAGGGGGCGTGGGTTCGGGGAGGGGGAGTGGGCTCGATCAGGCGAGGGCTTTGAGGCACGCGCGGCCAGCGCTCGTCCAGCAGGAGGCGGTGGACGAGTCGCGGCGGGACAAGGCTGCCCCCGAGGTGCTCGGCGGCTCGTGGACGTACTCCGGGCGGGAAGCCGGGCGGAAGCGTCGCGACGCGCTTCCCCCGGCCGGACCCCGTACGGTCAGGCGACGATGCCGACGTGGGCGAGGGCCTGCTTCAGCAGGACACCGTGGCCGCCCGGCATCTCGCTCTGGAGCGCCTCCGACAGCGCCTCCTGCGGGCTGAACCACACCAGGTCCAGGGCGTCCTGCCGCGGACGGCAGTCGCCGGACACCGGCACGATGTAGGCGAGGGAGACGGCGTGCTGGCGCGGGTCGTGGTACGCCGTGACACCCGCGGTCGGGAAGTACTCGGCGACCGTGAACGGCTGGAGGGACGCCGGGACGCGGGGCAGGGCCACCGGACCGAGGTCCTTCTCCAGGTGGCGCAGCAGGGCGTCGCGCACCCGTTCGTGGTGCAGGACACGGCCGGAGACCAGGGTGCGGCTGACCGTTCCGTCGGGTCCGATGCGCAGCAGCAGGCCGATGCTGGTGACTTCGCCGCTGTCGTCGACGCGCACCGGTACGGCCTCCACGTACAGGATCGGCATGCGGGCGCGTGCCATCTCCAACTCGTCGGACGAGAGCCAGCCGGGCGTGGTATCGGTCATGTCTGACATTGCTTGATCATACTTTCCGGGTGGGGGCGCGCTCAGTCGCGGGGATGATCGGATGCGGGGATTCCATACAGACGGCGGGCGTTGTCGCGTCCCGTCCACTCGGCGATCCGCAGGGCGTCGCAGAGGCTCAACTCGTCGGCGTCCACACGGTCCTGGAGCAGCGCGGCCATCCCGCGACGGAAGCACAGCGCGCCCAGATGGTGGCACTCGGCGAGCCCGTACGCGTCGGAGCTGTACAGGAGTTTGCGGAAGGGGGTGATCTCCAAGGCCTCCTCCAGGATCGTCCGGGCGCGGATCGGACCGGCGAAATGCAGGGCCAGTCCGACGTCCAGGTACACGTGCTCGAACACCGTTGCCAGATAGGCGGCTTGGCGGTGGAACGGCCAGCAGTGCAGCAGGAGTACCGGGATGGTGCCGCGCGTCAGGTGCAGCCAGTCGGTGAGCAGAGCGGGGTCGGCGCGGTGCAGCCGGATGTCGAAGTCGCCGAGACCGGCATGCAGTTGGAGCGGCAGGCCGAGGTCGACCGCGGTCCACAGCAGATGGCGTACGAGGACGGGATCGGCGAGGCGCGCCCCGTCCGACGCGAGCCAGTGTCCGGCGGCCTCGGTCACCTCGGCGTCCGTCGGCCGCTCCGGGGTCAGGGCGAAGCCCGTGCGGTACGCGGCCACCGACTTCACGCCCACCACACCCGGCCGCCGTACGGCCTCCTCGGCGGCGGCGCGGAACGCGGCCGCGTACGCGGCCGGCTCCATACCTCGCGCGGCCACCGCCTCCGCCACGCTCTCCAGACGTACGACCTCGTACGCCGTGCCACCCCCGTCGGCCGCCAACTCGGCCGGAGAAGTCACCGGTTGCGGGGCGTAGCCCGTGTCGACGCAGAACACCCCGGCCCGCGCGGCCGTCAGGAAACGACGGTTGACCTCGCGCCACCCAAGGGCGGCCCGCCGGTCCAGGTAGTCGGCGGGCGGTGCATGGCGCGGCAGGTCCAGCAGGGGCGCGCAGTGGCGTCGTACGGCCGCGCCGACCGGGCTGTCGAAGGGTGAGATCCCGCTGCCGGGCCAGGCGTCGCCCTCGGTGAGCAGCGACTCGAACTCCTCGCGCGACAGGTCGGCGGTGACCGCACCGTGGCAGTGGTGGTCCACGAGGGGCAGGGCGTCGAGCGCCTCCTGGATCGCGCCCACCGTCAGTACGTCCAGCGGTAGTGCGCCGCCACCTGGGCGTCGTCCAGCCCTTCGACCGCCGCCGCCTCCCCGAGGCGTACGGCCGTCACCGCGTCGGCGAGGACGGGGCCGAGCGCGGCGCGCAGCACCTCGTCGCCGCGGAACTCCTGGACCGCCTCCGGCAGCGACGCCGGCAGTCGGCGTACCTGCCGGGCCGCCGCCTCCGGAGGGCCGAAGCGCGCCGGGTCCCCGGTGATCTCCTCGGACAGCGGCGTCGCCGAGGCGATGCCGTCGAGCCCGGCGGCGATGACGCAGCCGAGGGCGAGATAGGGGTTGGCGGCCAGGTCGACCGGTTTGACCTCCAGGTTGGCGCTCTCCTCCCGGCGGCCGAGCGTGCCGGTGACCACCCGCACCCCGGCCTCGCGCGTCTCCCGGCCCCACGCGGTGAACACCCCGGCCCACTGGGAGGGCTTGAGCCGCAGATGGCTGGCCGGGCTCGGCGCGGTCACGGCCGTCAGCGCGGGCAGATGCGCGAGCACCCCGGCCAGGAACGACTCGGCCTCACCGGTCATGCCGTACCGGCCGTTGCCCCCCGAGTGCAGATTGAGGCCGTCGCGCCAGCAAGAGAGGTGGATATGACCGCCGTTGCCGACCCCCGTGGCGAACACCGCGGGCGAGAAGGACACTTGGAGGCCGTGCCGTCGCGACACCGCCCGGATCGTCTGGCGGACCAGCACACTGCGGTCGGCGGCCGCCACCGGGTCGAGCGCGCCCACCGAGACCTCGAACTGCCCGGCCGCGTACTCGGGATGGACCTGATCGACGTCCACGCCCTCGGCCGCGAGGGCCGCGAGCAGGTCGGCCGTGCAGTCGCTCAGCTCGACCTGCCGCGCGGCGCCGTACGCCGGACCCGGCGCCGCCGGGACGAACTCCCCCTCGGGCGCCGGCCCGAGGCCCACCGACCACTCGATCTCGATGGCCGCCTTGAAGGTCAGGCCGTGCCGCTCCGCCGCGTCCGCGACGATCCGGCGCAGGACGGTGCGGCTGCACCCGGGATGGCGCTCGCCCTCCTGGGTGATCCGGTCGACGGGGGCCCACGCCCAGCCGGGCTGCCCCGCCAGCACCACCAGCGCGTCCAGGTCCGGGTAGAGGCGCAGATCGCCGTCGGGTGAGCCGAGCACGTCGGTGGTGACGACGGAGTCGTCCGCCAGGAACGTGTCGAAGACCGGCGACATGCCCACGCCCCACGCCGCGGCTTCGGGGAGCCGCGCCGTCGGGACCGTCTTCACCCGGCCGACGCCCGCCGTGTCGACGTACGACAGGACGATCCCGCGCACGTCCTGCCGCTCCAGCTGGGCGGCGAACTCGGTGGCCCGCTGGACGTCGCCGGGGCGGCCGCCGGGCACCGGGTCGGCAAGGGTGGTCATACGGCCTCCTTGGCGGGGCTCCCTGATGCGTGCTCGGGCTCAGCGTTTCACGGCCACCGCGCCGAACTGCGGTACCGCCACGGGGGAGTCGGTCTCCGCGCGCCACCGGGAGCACGGCACCAGGCCCGGTTCGAGCAGGTCGAGTCCCTCGAAGAAGGCGGCGACCTCGGCGCGGCCGCGGGCCGTGATGGGCGGGGTGGCGTTCTCGTTCCAGAACCTCATCGCCTCGACGTTGCCCTCGCCGCCCAGGTCGGCGTCGAAGGTCGGGTGGGTGAGCACGAGGAAGCTGCCCGAAGGGACCGCCGCCATGAACCGGCGCACGATGTCCCGGGCCTCGTCGGCGTCGAGCACGAAGTTGAGGATGCCCAGCATCATCACGGCGACCGGCCGCGAGAGGTCGAGGGTGTCGGCCGCGCGTCGGACGATCGCGTCCGGGTCGCGCACGTCCGCCTCGACATAGTCGGTGGCGCCCTCGGGGCCGCCGGCGAGCAGGGTGCGGGCGTGCGCGAGCACCACCGGGTCGTGGTCGACGTACACGATCCGCGACGCGGGCGCGACCCGCTGGGCGATCCCGTGGGTGTTGTCGCCGGCCGGCAGCCCGGTGTCGAGGTCCAGGAACTGCCGTACGCCGCGCTCGGCGGCGAGGTAGCGGACCGCCCGGCCCAGGAACGCGCGGTCCGCGCGCGCCACCTCCCGGATCACCGGGAACATCCCGGCGACGTGCTCGCCCACGTGCCGGTCGGCCTCGTAGTGGTCCGTGCCGCCGGTCCAGTAGTTCCAGACGCGCGCGTTGTGCGCCACGGACGTGTCGACGGAAGGGTGCGCGGACGCGTCCACGGACGTACTCTCCTTGCTCCGTCCGCTCACCGCTTGGCTCCGCTCGCTCACCGCTTGATCCCGACGCCGCCGTACACCGAGATCGGTCCGGGGCCCAGATCCCACTCGTCCTCGGCCAGTTCGGGGCGCCAGTCCGCCACGGACACGACGCCCGGCGGGAACAGGTCGAGTCCCTTGAAGAAACGGCTCACTTCGGCGTGCGGACGCGCCACCAGGGTCACGCCTCCTGCCGCGTACGCCTCGATGCCCCGGCGTACGTTCTCCGGTTCGAGGTCGGCGGTCATCGCGGACAGCACCAGACAACTGCCCGGCGCCAGCGCGTCGACCAGGGTGTCCACCAGCTCGTAGGCGCCGTCCGCGTCGGCGACGAAGTGCAGCAGCGCGATCAGCGACAGGGCGACGGGGCGGCCGAAGTCCAGGGTGCGGGCGGCCAGTTCGAGGATCCGCTCCGGTTCCCGGGCGTCGGCCTGGAGGTACTCCGTGACGCCTTCCTCGGTGCCGTGGAGCAGGGAGTCGGCCTGGGCGAGGACGATCGGGTCGTGGTCGACGTAGACCACCCGTGCCTGTGGGGCCGCGGCCTGGGCGATCTGGTGGAGGTTGGGCTCGGTGGGGATGCCGCTGCCGATGTCGAGGAACTGGCGGATCCCCGCCTCCCCGGCGAGAAGCCGGGTGGCGCGCTGCATGAACCAGCGGTTGGCGCGCGCGGCCCGGGGCGCCCCCGGCTCGATCGCCATGAGCTGCTCGCCGAGGCGGGCGTCGACCGGGTAGTTGTCCTTGCCGCCGAGGAACCAGTCGTAGACCCGCGCGGCGTGCGGCCTGGTCGTGTCGATCTGCCGGAGGGCGGGCTCGCTCGCGGTCATCCGGCGCTGCCCTGCTCGGCGGCGGGCAGGACCTCGTCCAGGAAGCGGGTCAGGTCGGCGAAGACGTCGGCCCGGTTCGTCTCGTTGAACACCTCGTGCCGCGCCCCGGGGTAGATCCGCTCGGTCAGCCGGCCACCGCTCAACCGCTCCACGCCGGGCCGGCTGCCGGGCAGCGGGACCAGCCGGTCGTCGTCACCGTGCAGCCACAGCAGCGGGAGCGCGCCGATGTCGCCGCCGCCGGCGACGGTGTCCAGGGTGCGGGCGAACGCCTCCACCGTCGGGCGCTTCATCGGGCCGTGCCAGACCAGCGGGTCGGCGGCGTAGTCGGCGCCCACGGCCGGGTCGCGGGAGAGCGAAGCCAGGCTGATGGGGGTGTCCGGGATCTCGTCGTGGGCGAGCAGGCCGACCACCAGGTCCCAGGTGCCGATCACCGGACCGGACAGGACCAGGGCGGTCAGCTCGTCGCCGTAGCGCTGGGCGTAGCGGGCCGCGATCAGGCCGCCCATGGAGTGGCCGATCAGGACGACGGGCAGGCCCGGGTGCGCGGCGCGGGCCAGGTCGGCGACGGCGTGTACGTCGGTGACGACGTCCTCGAAGTCCTCGATCAGCACGCGTTCGCCGGAGGACGTCCCGTGGCCGATGTGATCGGGTGCGAACACCGCGGCGCCGTGGCGGTGCAGGACGTCGGCGGCCTCCTCGTACCGGCCCGCGTGTTCGCCGTACCCGTGCACGAGGAGGGCGATGTAGCGGGGTTCGGGATGCGGCCACTCGTGGGCGGTGATCTTGCCCCGCGTCCCGGTGAGGACGTGTTCACGGACGGGCGCCATGTCTCCTCCAGTTGCCTCGGCGAAGGTACCGGGGGATCTTCCCAGGGGAGCGGTCGGAGGTCTATAGTCCAAAACTAGCAGTGCTAATTAAGTTGCGTCGAGTCCCGATGTGTCCCCGGTGAAGCGTCGTCGGTCAGGAGTCCTCCGTTGCGTCCCGTCCACTTCGCGGCCGCCCGCCGCACCCCGATCGGCAAGCTGCGCGGCGCCCTGTCCGGCGTACGTCCCGACGACCTGGCCGCGACCGTGATCCGCCGGCTGGTGGCCGACGTACCCGCGCTCGACCCCGAGCGCATCGACGACGTCTACTGGGGCGCCGCCAACCAGGCCGGCGAGGACAACCGCAACGTCGCCCGCATGGCCGCGCTGCTCGCCGGACTGCCCGAGTCCGTGCCCGGCGCCACCGTCAACCGGCTGTGCGCCTCAGGCCTGGAGGCGGTCACGACCGCCGCCCGCACCATCGCCGCGGGAGAGGCCGACGTCGTGCTCGCGGGCGGCTCGGAGTCGATGAGCCGCGCCCCCTTCGTCCTGGCCCGCCCCGACGAGGCCCTCCCGCACCACGTCGAGACCGTCGACACCCGCCTCGGCTGGCGCCTGGTCAACCCGGCGATGAAGGAGCTCCACGGCCTGCTGTCCATGGGCGAGACGGCCGAGGAGGTCGCCGAGCGGTACGGCGTCCCGCGCGAGCGCCAGGACGAGTTCGCCCTGCGCAGCCACCAACTGGCCGCCGCCGCACGCAAGAACGGCCACTTCGACGACGAACTCGTCCTCGTAGAACGCCCGGACGGCATCGTCGTCGAGAGCGACGAGTGCGTGCGCGAGGACACCTCGTACGAGAAGCTGGCCCGCCTCAAGCCGGTCTTCCGCCACGACGGCACGGTCACCGCGGGCAACGCCTCGCCGATGAACGACGGCGCGGCCGGGCTGCTGCTGGTCAGCGAAGAGGCCCTGGAGGAACTGGGGTTGGAGTCACTCGGCCGGTACGTCGCCGGGGCCTCCGCCGGAGTCCACCCCGACGTGATGGGCATCGGGCCGGTGCCCGCCACCCGGAAGGTGCTCAACAGGGCCGGGTGGGCCATCGGGGACGTCGAGGAGGCCGAGTTCAACGAGGCGTTCGCGGCACAGGCGTTGGCCTGCGTCGACCAGCTCGGCATCGACCCGGAACTGGTCAACCCCACCGGCGGAGCGATCGCGTTGGGCCATCCGCTCGGCTGCTCCGGCGCCCGCATCCTCACCACCCTGCTGCACCGCATGCGGCGCACCGGGACGGGCCGGGGACTGGCGACCATGTGCGTCGGGGTGGGGCAGGGGAGCGCCCTCCTGGTCGAGCGGAGCTGAGCCTCTCGGGGGCGCCGGACCGGCGAGCGAGGCCCCCCGCGATCAGCGAAGATGCGTGGCCATAGCATCTGTTCCCTCATGAACACGATGACGCTCTGGCACATCACCGGCTGGGAGTTCGCGGCGCTCGCCCTCGCCGCGCTCCTCGTCGGCTTCTCCAAAACCGCCGTCAGCGGGGCCAACACGGTCAGCCTCGCCGTCTTCGCGGCCGTCCTGCCCGCTCGCGCCTCCACCGGCGTCCTGCTCCCGGTACTGATCGTCGGCGACCTGCTCGCCGTGGCCAGCTACCGCCGGCACGCCCACTGGCCGACGCTCTTGCGGCTGTTCCCGGCGGTGGTGGTCGGCGTGGTGGGCGGCACGCTGTATCTGATGTGGGCCGACGGGACCGTACGGATCTCGATCGGCGCGATCCTGCTGCTGATGGCCGGCGTCACGCTGTGGCGGCGGCGCCGCACCGAGACCGGCACGGCGGAGGAGCCGGAGCCGGAGACCACCGGGGTCGGCAGGCTGAAAGCCCCCTCGTACGGCGTCCTCGGCGGCTTCACCACCATGGTCGCCAACGCGGGCGGCCCGGTGATGTCGATGTACCTGCTCTCGGCGGGCTTCCGGAAGCTGGGCTTCCTGGGGACGGCGGCGTTCTTCTTCCTGATCGTCAACGTCGGCAAGCTGCCCTTCAGCGTGGCCCTCGGCCTGATCGACGGCCGCTCGCTGATCCTCGACGCCGCGCTCGCGGTGTTCGTCGTGCCCGGCGCGTTCCTCGGCAAGTGGGCCGTGAAGCACATCAACCAGCGGCTGTTCGAGCAGCTCGTGATCGCGGCGACGATCGTCGGCGGGCTCCAGCTGCTACTGCGCTAGCCCTGCCGGCCGAGCAGGGCGGGCAGCTCCGCGATCGAGTCGATCACATGGTCGGGACTGCCGCTCGCCCGCTCCACCGTCTCGGGGAGA includes the following:
- a CDS encoding NUDIX hydrolase family protein, with the protein product MTDTTPGWLSSDELEMARARMPILYVEAVPVRVDDSGEVTSIGLLLRIGPDGTVSRTLVSGRVLHHERVRDALLRHLEKDLGPVALPRVPASLQPFTVAEYFPTAGVTAYHDPRQHAVSLAYIVPVSGDCRPRQDALDLVWFSPQEALSEALQSEMPGGHGVLLKQALAHVGIVA
- a CDS encoding glutamine synthetase family protein, whose product is MTTLADPVPGGRPGDVQRATEFAAQLERQDVRGIVLSYVDTAGVGRVKTVPTARLPEAAAWGVGMSPVFDTFLADDSVVTTDVLGSPDGDLRLYPDLDALVVLAGQPGWAWAPVDRITQEGERHPGCSRTVLRRIVADAAERHGLTFKAAIEIEWSVGLGPAPEGEFVPAAPGPAYGAARQVELSDCTADLLAALAAEGVDVDQVHPEYAAGQFEVSVGALDPVAAADRSVLVRQTIRAVSRRHGLQVSFSPAVFATGVGNGGHIHLSCWRDGLNLHSGGNGRYGMTGEAESFLAGVLAHLPALTAVTAPSPASHLRLKPSQWAGVFTAWGRETREAGVRVVTGTLGRREESANLEVKPVDLAANPYLALGCVIAAGLDGIASATPLSEEITGDPARFGPPEAAARQVRRLPASLPEAVQEFRGDEVLRAALGPVLADAVTAVRLGEAAAVEGLDDAQVAAHYRWTY
- a CDS encoding SAM-dependent methyltransferase — translated: MDASAHPSVDTSVAHNARVWNYWTGGTDHYEADRHVGEHVAGMFPVIREVARADRAFLGRAVRYLAAERGVRQFLDLDTGLPAGDNTHGIAQRVAPASRIVYVDHDPVVLAHARTLLAGGPEGATDYVEADVRDPDAIVRRAADTLDLSRPVAVMMLGILNFVLDADEARDIVRRFMAAVPSGSFLVLTHPTFDADLGGEGNVEAMRFWNENATPPITARGRAEVAAFFEGLDLLEPGLVPCSRWRAETDSPVAVPQFGAVAVKR
- a CDS encoding SAM-dependent methyltransferase, translating into MTASEPALRQIDTTRPHAARVYDWFLGGKDNYPVDARLGEQLMAIEPGAPRAARANRWFMQRATRLLAGEAGIRQFLDIGSGIPTEPNLHQIAQAAAPQARVVYVDHDPIVLAQADSLLHGTEEGVTEYLQADAREPERILELAARTLDFGRPVALSLIALLHFVADADGAYELVDTLVDALAPGSCLVLSAMTADLEPENVRRGIEAYAAGGVTLVARPHAEVSRFFKGLDLFPPGVVSVADWRPELAEDEWDLGPGPISVYGGVGIKR
- a CDS encoding sulfite exporter TauE/SafE family protein, producing the protein MNTMTLWHITGWEFAALALAALLVGFSKTAVSGANTVSLAVFAAVLPARASTGVLLPVLIVGDLLAVASYRRHAHWPTLLRLFPAVVVGVVGGTLYLMWADGTVRISIGAILLLMAGVTLWRRRRTETGTAEEPEPETTGVGRLKAPSYGVLGGFTTMVANAGGPVMSMYLLSAGFRKLGFLGTAAFFFLIVNVGKLPFSVALGLIDGRSLILDAALAVFVVPGAFLGKWAVKHINQRLFEQLVIAATIVGGLQLLLR
- a CDS encoding amidohydrolase family protein; this encodes MGAIQEALDALPLVDHHCHGAVTADLSREEFESLLTEGDAWPGSGISPFDSPVGAAVRRHCAPLLDLPRHAPPADYLDRRAALGWREVNRRFLTAARAGVFCVDTGYAPQPVTSPAELAADGGGTAYEVVRLESVAEAVAARGMEPAAYAAAFRAAAEEAVRRPGVVGVKSVAAYRTGFALTPERPTDAEVTEAAGHWLASDGARLADPVLVRHLLWTAVDLGLPLQLHAGLGDFDIRLHRADPALLTDWLHLTRGTIPVLLLHCWPFHRQAAYLATVFEHVYLDVGLALHFAGPIRARTILEEALEITPFRKLLYSSDAYGLAECHHLGALCFRRGMAALLQDRVDADELSLCDALRIAEWTGRDNARRLYGIPASDHPRD
- a CDS encoding alpha/beta hydrolase — encoded protein: MAPVREHVLTGTRGKITAHEWPHPEPRYIALLVHGYGEHAGRYEEAADVLHRHGAAVFAPDHIGHGTSSGERVLIEDFEDVVTDVHAVADLARAAHPGLPVVLIGHSMGGLIAARYAQRYGDELTALVLSGPVIGTWDLVVGLLAHDEIPDTPISLASLSRDPAVGADYAADPLVWHGPMKRPTVEAFARTLDTVAGGGDIGALPLLWLHGDDDRLVPLPGSRPGVERLSGGRLTERIYPGARHEVFNETNRADVFADLTRFLDEVLPAAEQGSAG
- a CDS encoding thiolase family protein — translated: MRPVHFAAARRTPIGKLRGALSGVRPDDLAATVIRRLVADVPALDPERIDDVYWGAANQAGEDNRNVARMAALLAGLPESVPGATVNRLCASGLEAVTTAARTIAAGEADVVLAGGSESMSRAPFVLARPDEALPHHVETVDTRLGWRLVNPAMKELHGLLSMGETAEEVAERYGVPRERQDEFALRSHQLAAAARKNGHFDDELVLVERPDGIVVESDECVREDTSYEKLARLKPVFRHDGTVTAGNASPMNDGAAGLLLVSEEALEELGLESLGRYVAGASAGVHPDVMGIGPVPATRKVLNRAGWAIGDVEEAEFNEAFAAQALACVDQLGIDPELVNPTGGAIALGHPLGCSGARILTTLLHRMRRTGTGRGLATMCVGVGQGSALLVERS